The following proteins are encoded in a genomic region of Gossypium hirsutum isolate 1008001.06 chromosome D05, Gossypium_hirsutum_v2.1, whole genome shotgun sequence:
- the LOC107904773 gene encoding dnaJ protein homolog — protein sequence MFGRAPKKSDNTKYYEILGVPKTASQDDLKKAYRKAAIKNHPDKGGDPEKFKELAQAYEVLSDPEKREIYDQYGEDALKEGMGGGGGAHDPFDIFQSFFGGNPFGGGGSSRGRRQRRGEDVIHPLKVSLEDLYNGTSKKLSLSRNIICSKCKGKGSKSGASMKCSGCQGSGMKVSIRHLGPSMIQQMQHPCNDCKGTGETINDKDRCPQCKGEKVVQEKKVLEVNVEKGMQNGQKITFPGEADEAPDTVTGDIVFVLQQKDHPKFKRKGDDLFVEHTLTLTEALCGFQFILTHLDGRQLLIKTHPGEVVKPDQFKAINDEGMPMYQRPFMRGKLYIHFTVDFPDSLAPEQCKALEAVLPPRTSVQLTDMELDECEETTLYDVNIEEEMRRKQAQAAQEAYEEDDDMHGGAQRVQCAQQ from the exons ATGTTCGGGAGAGCACCAAAGAAAAGCGATAATACTAAATACTATGAGATATTGGGAGTGCCCAAAACCGCTTCCCAAGATGATTTGAAGAAGGCTTACAGAAAAGCTGCAATTAAGAATCATCCAGATAAAGGCGGTGATCCTGAAAAG TTTAAAGAGTTGGCTCAAGCTTATGAGGTGCTGAGTGACCCAGAGAAGCGTGAGATATATGATCAGTATGGTGAGGACGCCCTTAAAGAAGGAATGGGTGGAGGTGGTGGTGCCCATGATCCATTTGATATCTTCCAATCCTTCTTTGGTGGCAATCCTTTTGGTG GTGGTGGTAGCAGCCGAGGCCGAAGGCAAAGAAGGGGAGAGGATGTAATTCATCCCCTAAAGGTTTCTTTGGAAGATCTCTATAATGGAACTTCCAAAAAGCTCTCTCTTTCACGCAACATAATTTGCTCCAAGTGCAAGGG TAAAGGGTCTAAATCAGGTGCATCAATGAAATGTTCTGGTTGTCAAGGTTCAGGAATGAAAGTCTCCATCAGACACCTTGGTCCTTCCATGATCCAACAGATGCAGCACCCTTGCAATGATTGTAAGGGTACTGGTGAGACCATCAACGATAAGGACCGTTGCCCCCAATGCAAAGGCGAGAAGGTTGTTCAGGAGAAGAAAGTCTTGGAGGTTAATGTTGAAAAGGGTATGCAGAACGGACAGAAGATTACTTTCCCTGGAGAAGCAGATGAAGCA CCCGACACAGTTACTGGGGATATTGTATTTGTCCTCCAACAGAAAGATCATCCAAAATTTAAACGGAAGGGTGATGACTTATTTGTAGAACATACGTTGACACTTACTGAGGCACTTTGTGGCTTCCAGTTTATACTGACCCACCTAGATGGCAGGCAACTTCTCATTAAGACCCATCCTGGTGAAGTGGTTAAGCCTG ATCAATTCAAGGCCATAAATGATGAAGGGATGCCTATGTATCAAAGGCCATTCATGAGGGGTAAACTATACATTCACTTTACTGTCGATTTTCCCGACTCCTTGGCCCCCGAGCAGTGCAAGGCACTCGAGGCTGTGCTACCTCCGAGGACCTCAGTCCAGCTGACAGACATGGAGCTGGATGAGTGTGAGGAAACAACTCTATATGATGTCAACATCGAGGAAGAGATGCGTAGGAAGCAGGCGCAAGCAGCTCAAGAGGCTTATGAGGAAGATGATGACATGCACGGTGGTGCCCAAAGAGTGCAATGCGCTCAGCAATGA